From one Plasmodium knowlesi strain H genome assembly, chromosome: 11 genomic stretch:
- a CDS encoding TRAP-like protein, putative codes for MRRIFRVFLNGIFPFFLFSLIQVESNGLIEKVTSKGDLDLVIVFDVGFKETKEKKRSKALENIAELARNLLVGGERNVNLTYVTYDSVSVQTAARADNRSAKGNSSSGNRTNGSLERFRRSVMQTEMKQSQQSSNHLKVLNYVGMKHFYDAEDTSTKMIIMFMNTDGIPARDNRELNLVHYLLDRKNITLNIITKVNFKSYCHYLHKVGPNTNELLRCVLKNSFYHRLILTYTMEKFYDDIATNAKCSDWSDWSECSVSCNMGYHFSKRNTMENIENSLGGKYKRTGKNCTDQRSLVIQECFNTSCDHSLDICDIQFDLSLLIDDSSDISQDYWLKYILKPIRNLISHLNMGSNLLNISITTFSQETYNWINFSSNLARNRDELLLFLEYWRFNFGGASNNLSSALNYMNDHVLNSNEARPNAHKVLVIFNTGDVSNKMAMGAKEIVRNIKMKYAADVYSICLKNTRDDNCGAISGASISTDQVGAVGITNQEEGTNSNPVNTAPFFYSYSNVSEFRDQITEIQKNICKNAHQAIVTNRRQRRRNLRRAEDEAGGNAWRGGRGSQHGHDDEEDDESEEGEEVERRDGQRGGKGTREEEVEGDVTSREDTDGETELETKSTVLPSSEAASEPVAESETKEKAEYSVMPDIVLESLPRGYIGAVPDEPPNENGKLAQNLHVPKSINIIPPSYPNNGGNVKGLNKNRAILKSFTHLERIDDAEEEEVDVEPTQKPLKKYSSEYNIDALPSYKNRGIKNLICRLLRFLFRKKKQYKLRKMDPKDQEKIKQFISDVKALTDSEGIYLQMEKEIEEDFNVMLENIFKNIGLSSFSDSDFDSASVSSYGSYIDDEEELGLDSTLPCSWFYIDAAQMNVDHLASGGNGIDVDGRTDADTDNGSIINMDNDSNEEDTPSEGGKSIHEDVSIVDILVKEGGFATIEKGMLKRRKRSIDQTQGQSTSSEETHSEKNEDAGESRESMEGGAILPGSLDEKEKVEYNKAEGEHSAEAISSHVTSSTQSLSPEGNKAPSQRKFKSKFDIIQRFRNKEVVVDDKTGISFDTEKYPPLKSKEGNKPISHLEEHTEEKKDDSASVHILGSPQRTNCSKESNEPCDQGGVLPQPVPMNYKKTEQNKATIIKERIKPNGDIKVQDNYGMIKGEQNKTSSATKNQTHVHDPNDQVQYNLQQGDINSAWGTGQYDVPEEEEFVDSSIYKYSASFALIAVVVLGAAFLYIRSQKNLMEPVPVTFNDFGTHNKEKKVECREQHVELRKDETSWQ; via the coding sequence ATGAGACGTATTTTTCGCGTCTTCCTCAACgggattttccccttttttctgtttagtCTCATTCAGGTTGAAAGCAATGGTTTGATAGAAAAGGTAACTTCGAAGGGAGACCTGGACTTAGTTATAGTGTTCGATGTTGGATTTAAGGAGACCAAGGAAAAGAAGCGCTCCAAGGCATTGGAAAATATCGCGGAGTTGGCAAGGAACCTGTTGGTAGGAGGGGAACGAAATGTCAACCTAACATATGTAACATACGACAGTGTGAGTGTACAAACTGCAGCACGCGCAGATAATAGGAGTGCAAAGGGTAATTCTTCCTCAGGTAACCGAACAAATGGGTCGTTGGAGAGGTTCCGAAGAAGCGTGATGCAGACCGAAATGAAGCAGTCGCAACAAAGCTCCAATCATCTGAAGGTCTTGAACTATGTAGGTATGAAACACTTCTACGATGCAGAAGATACATCTacgaaaatgataataatgtTTATGAATACGGATGGAATTCCAGCAAGAGATAACAGAGAACTAAATCTAGTGCACTACCTACtggatagaaaaaatattacactGAACATAATAACGAAGGTGAATTTCAAATCCTATTGTCATTACTTACATAAGGTTGGACCGAACACAAACGAGTTGTTAAgatgtgttttaaaaaattcattctATCACAGATTGATACTGACTTATACTATGGAAAAATTCTACGACGACATCGCGACGAATGCAAAGTGCAGTGATTGGTCTGATTGGTCTGAATGCTCTGTGTCGTGCAACATGGGTTACCACTTCAGTAAAAGAAATACCATggaaaatatagaaaatagtttaggggggaaatacaaaagaacaggaaaaaattgcacagaTCAAAGGAGTCTTGTTATCCAAGAATGTTTTAACACAAGTTGTGATCACTCTCTTGATATTTGTGATATACAATTTGATTTGTCTTTACTAATAGATGACTCATCTGACATTTCCCAAGATTATTGgcttaaatatattttgaaaCCAATCAGAAATCTCATTTCTCATTTGAATATGGGTTCGAATTTACTTAATATATCCATCACTACTTTCTCTCAAGAGACATATAACTggattaatttttcttccaacttgGCTAGAAACAGAGATGAACTTCTGCTGTTCTTAGAATACTGGAGATTCAATTTTGGTGGCGCATCCAATAATTTGAGTAGCGCTTTAAATTATATGAACGATCATGTTCTTAATAGCAATGAGGCAAGACCCAATGCCCATAAGGTTCTTGTCATTTTTAACACGGGAGATGTGAGCAACAAGATGGCTATGGGAGCGAAGGAAATCGTTCGCAATATTAAGATGAAGTATGCAGCTGATGTGTATTCCATTTGCTTGAAGAACACCAGAGATGACAACTGCGGAGCGATTAGTGGGGCCAGCATATCCACGGACCAAGTGGGCGCAGTGGGTATTACCAATCAGGAGGAAGGCACTAACTCCAACCCTGTAAATACCGCCCCCTTCTTCTACTCCTATAGTAATGTATCCGAATTCAGAGATCAGATCACCGAAATACAGAAGAATATTTGCAAGAATGCACACCAGGCCATCGTCACGAACAGACgccaaaggagaaggaacctACGGAGGGCGGAAGACGAGGCGGGGGGAAACGCATGGCGAGGGGGTAGGGGATCCCAACATGGGCATGACGACGAAGAAGACGATGAAtcggaggaaggagaagaggtAGAAAGAAGGGATGGACAacggggaggaaaaggaacaagagAAGAGGAAGTAGAAGGAGATGTAACGTCCAGGGAAGACACAGATGGAGAAACAGAGTTAGAAACCAAATCGACAGTACTACCCAGTTCAGAAGCTGCGTCAGAACCTGTTGCTGAATCAGAAACCAAGGAGAAAGCAGAGTATAGCGTTATGCCAGACATAGTGTTAGAGTCACTTCCTAGAGGATATATCGGCGCTGTACCAGACGAACCCCCAAATGAAAACGGAAAATTGGCGCAGAATCTGCACGTACCCAAGTCGATCAACATAATACCCCCATCCTATCCCAACAACGGAGGAAATGTAAAAGGTTTAAACAAAAACAGAGCAATTCTAAAATCATTCACCCACTTGGAACGAATAGATGAtgcagaagaggaggaggtaGATGTGGAACCCACTCAGAAACCGTTAAAGAAATACTCCTCAGAGTACAACATAGATGCATTGCCATCCTACAAAAatagaggaataaaaaacttAATCTGTAGACTGCTGAGATTtctatttagaaaaaaaaaacaatataaATTACGAAAAATGGATCCAAAGGACCAGGAAAAGATAAAACAGTTCATATCAGATGTAAAAGCGTTGACTGATTCTGAAGGAATATATctccaaatggagaaagagaTAGAGGAAGATTTTAACGTGATGctagaaaatatatttaaaaatattggcCTTTCATCTTTCAGTGACTCGGACTTTGATTCTGCAAGTGTGTCTAGCTACGGATCGTATAtagatgatgaggaggaactAGGGCTGGATAGTACGTTACCATGCAGTTGGTTCTATATAGATGCGGCTCAGATGAACGTGGATCATCTCGCCAGTGGGGGAAATGGCATCGACGTGGATGGACGCACTGATGCGGATACCGACAATGGATCCATTATTAACATGGATAACGATTCCAATGAGGAGGATACTCCTTccgaaggggggaaaagcaTTCACGAAGATGTATCCATAGTTGACATACTGGTGAAAGAAGGAGGTTTTGCTACAATTGAAAAGGGAATgttgaaaaggaggaagagatcCATCGATCAGACACAGGGACAAAGCACATCGAGTGAAGAAACTCACagtgagaaaaatgaagatgcaGGTGAAAGCAGAGAGAGTATGGAAGGAGGAGCAATCTTACCTGGCAGTCTTgatgagaaagaaaaggttgAATATAATAAGGCAGAAGGAGAGCATAGTGCAGAAGCAATATCTTCACATGTTACATCATCTACACAATCTCTCTCGCCTGAAGGAAACAAAGCACCTTCACAGAGAAAATTCAAATCCAAGTTCGACATCATTCAGCGCTTCAGAAACAAAGAAGTTGTGGTGGACGACAAAACAGGAATAAGCTTCGATACAGAGAAGTATCCTCCCCTCAAAAGCAAAGAAGGGAACAAACCAATTAGCCATCTGGAAGAACatacagaagaaaagaaggatgataGCGCATCTGTACATATCCTCGGCAGTCCTCAACGAACGAACTGTTCCAAAGAATCTAATGAGCCCTGTGATCAAGGAGGAGTACTTCCTCAACCAGTCCCCatgaattataaaaaaactgaacaaaACAAAGCAACCATCATTAAGGAACGTATCAAACCAAATGGAGATATCAAAGTACAAGACAACTATGGGATGATAAAAGGtgaacagaacaaaacaTCAAGTGCTACCAAAAACCAAACACATGTACATGATCCGAATGACCAAGTCCAGTATAATCTTCAACAAGGGGATATAAACAGTGCCTGGGGAACAGGACAATATGATGTCCCTGAGGAAGAAGAGTTTGTGGACTCAAGTATATATAAGTACTCAGCTTCCTTTGCTCTAATTGCTGTTGTCGTTCTAGGTGCTGCTTTTCTGTACATACGGAGTCAGAAGAATCTTATGGAGCCTGTTCCTGTAACCTTTAACGACTTTGGAACACacaataaggaaaagaaggtggaGTGCAGAGAACAGCATGTTGAATTAAGGAAAGATGAAACATCTTGGCAGTAG